The following proteins come from a genomic window of Crassostrea angulata isolate pt1a10 chromosome 1, ASM2561291v2, whole genome shotgun sequence:
- the LOC128164305 gene encoding myeloid differentiation primary response protein MyD88-like isoform X1, whose protein sequence is MVIRLGRSVDTTQSEMTRMDYDAFVIYNPVGDDLDFVKLLVSVMEAPPYSLRLFVPWRDHAREDHYVSADLIQNKCRKCIVVLSNNFANSEMAEFQLKYATSLSPANLQNRVVPVCIEKCDIPEVLRFTCTLQYYKTDTRPWFWQRLYKAFLKHDREADQQVKEGVNLPDIILDTSCRKIKHHWSVT, encoded by the exons ATGGTGATACG TTTGGGTAGAAGTGTCGATACCACACAGAGCGAGATGACTCGGATGGACTACGATGCCTTTGTGATTTACAATCCCGTGGGAGATGACCTGGACTTCGTGAAGCTGCTGGTCAGTGTGATGGAAGCCCCACCCTACAGCCTGAGACTGTTTGTCCCCTGGCGTGACCATGCCCGAGAGGACCACTATGTGTCTGCTGACCTCATTCAGAACAA ATGCCGGAAGTGCATAGTAGTATTGTCCAATAACTTTGCTAACAGCGAGATGGCGGAATTCCAGCTTAAGTATGCCACCTCACTCTCCCCAG CCAACCTTCAAAACCGTGTGGTTCCTGTTTGTATAGAGAAATGCGACATTCCCGAGGTTCTACGATTCACGTGCACCTTACAGTATTATAAAACAGACACCAGACCCTGGTTCTGGCAGAGATTGTATAAGGCATTCTTAAAACACGACAGAGAGGCGGATCAACAGGTGAAAGAGGGGGTCAACTTACCAGATATCATACTCGACACTTCCTGTAGAAAGATCAAACACCACTGGTCCGTGACCTAA
- the LOC128164305 gene encoding myeloid differentiation primary response protein MyD88-like isoform X2, which produces MTRMDYDAFVIYNPVGDDLDFVKLLVSVMEAPPYSLRLFVPWRDHAREDHYVSADLIQNKCRKCIVVLSNNFANSEMAEFQLKYATSLSPANLQNRVVPVCIEKCDIPEVLRFTCTLQYYKTDTRPWFWQRLYKAFLKHDREADQQVKEGVNLPDIILDTSCRKIKHHWSVT; this is translated from the exons ATGACTCGGATGGACTACGATGCCTTTGTGATTTACAATCCCGTGGGAGATGACCTGGACTTCGTGAAGCTGCTGGTCAGTGTGATGGAAGCCCCACCCTACAGCCTGAGACTGTTTGTCCCCTGGCGTGACCATGCCCGAGAGGACCACTATGTGTCTGCTGACCTCATTCAGAACAA ATGCCGGAAGTGCATAGTAGTATTGTCCAATAACTTTGCTAACAGCGAGATGGCGGAATTCCAGCTTAAGTATGCCACCTCACTCTCCCCAG CCAACCTTCAAAACCGTGTGGTTCCTGTTTGTATAGAGAAATGCGACATTCCCGAGGTTCTACGATTCACGTGCACCTTACAGTATTATAAAACAGACACCAGACCCTGGTTCTGGCAGAGATTGTATAAGGCATTCTTAAAACACGACAGAGAGGCGGATCAACAGGTGAAAGAGGGGGTCAACTTACCAGATATCATACTCGACACTTCCTGTAGAAAGATCAAACACCACTGGTCCGTGACCTAA
- the LOC128164235 gene encoding myeloid differentiation primary response protein MyD88-like isoform X1, producing the protein MSITSEQLIVEGKNVPLHALNMSVRSKLGTYLDPEGLLMGDYLNNYQGLAEVIHFTSEDIKQFQRQSKPTQEMLYQWGTRPALSSTVDNLIKHLQTIGRFDVITECANLIKKDVDRYKQCHKDITGSKDMIQDPSVSQGPNRPSCDYIPESNKLGLVTIDDVKEKGDTLYYDAFVIYNPVGKDLEFVKELSGKMEAPPYNLKFCIPWRDDLPGPSRYEVSAHMIATRCRRTLVILSPDFLKSAAADFQLKFAHCLSPGARSKKVVPVFSAPCKMPDILRALSFVDFTNPGLRDWNWPRLNAVLQCPLNPDPRDYMSEAELEELKLNAGVITTRMWYSTGVLTMNFPEESEDNTP; encoded by the exons ATGTCGATCACATCGGAACAGTTGATTGTCGAAGGAAAAAATGTGCCCCTTCACGCCCTCAACATGTCCGTCAGATCAAAGCTTGGAACTTACCTAGACCCCGAGGGCCTTTTAATGGGAGACTACCTCAACAATTACCAGGGACTGGCCGAAGTTATCCATTTTACTTCCGAAGACATCAAACAGTTCCAGAGACAGAGCAAACCGACTCAGGAGATGCTTTATCAATGGGGAACGAGACCAGCACTTTCATCAACGGTCGACAATCTCATCAAACATTTGCAGACGATAGGGAGATTTGACGTCATAACAGAATGCGCCAATTTGATAA AGAAAGATGTGGATCGGTATAAGCAATGCCACAAAGACATTACGGGCTCAAAAGATATGATTCAGGACCCAAGTG TTTCTCAAGGACCAAACCGACCGTCCTGTGACTATATTCCCGAGAGTAACAAGTTAGGTTTAGTCACCATTGATGACGTCAAAGAGAAAG GTGACACGCTCTATTATGACGCCTTTGTGATATACAACCCTGTGGGGAAGGACTTGGAGTTCGTGAAGGAGCTCTCGGGGAAAATGGAAGCCCCGCCTTACAATCTGAAATTCTGCATTCCCTGGAGAGACGATCTACCGGGACCCTCTCGTTATGAAGTCTCTGCCCACATGATTGCTACACG GTGTCGAAGAACACTGGTTATCTTGTCTCcagactttttaaaaagtgcTGCAGCCGATTTTCAGCTCAAATTTGCCCACTGTTTGTCACCAG GTGCAAGGAGTAAAAAAGTGGTCCCCGTATTTTCCGCTCCGTGTAAAATGCCGGATATTCTTCGAGCATTATCTTTCGTTGATTTCACAAACCCCGGATTAAGAGACTGGAACTGGCCCCGCCTTAACGCTGTTTTACAGTGCCCCCTTAATCCCGATCCCCGGGATTATATGAGTGAGGCAGAACTGGAGGAATTAAAACTGAACGCTGGGGTGATTACAACGAGAATGTGGTACTCCACTGGTGTCCTAACAATGAACTTCCCTGAAGAATCCGAGGACAACACTCCATAG
- the LOC128164235 gene encoding myeloid differentiation primary response protein MyD88-like isoform X2: MSVRSKLGTYLDPEGLLMGDYLNNYQGLAEVIHFTSEDIKQFQRQSKPTQEMLYQWGTRPALSSTVDNLIKHLQTIGRFDVITECANLIKKDVDRYKQCHKDITGSKDMIQDPSVSQGPNRPSCDYIPESNKLGLVTIDDVKEKGDTLYYDAFVIYNPVGKDLEFVKELSGKMEAPPYNLKFCIPWRDDLPGPSRYEVSAHMIATRCRRTLVILSPDFLKSAAADFQLKFAHCLSPGARSKKVVPVFSAPCKMPDILRALSFVDFTNPGLRDWNWPRLNAVLQCPLNPDPRDYMSEAELEELKLNAGVITTRMWYSTGVLTMNFPEESEDNTP; encoded by the exons ATGTCCGTCAGATCAAAGCTTGGAACTTACCTAGACCCCGAGGGCCTTTTAATGGGAGACTACCTCAACAATTACCAGGGACTGGCCGAAGTTATCCATTTTACTTCCGAAGACATCAAACAGTTCCAGAGACAGAGCAAACCGACTCAGGAGATGCTTTATCAATGGGGAACGAGACCAGCACTTTCATCAACGGTCGACAATCTCATCAAACATTTGCAGACGATAGGGAGATTTGACGTCATAACAGAATGCGCCAATTTGATAA AGAAAGATGTGGATCGGTATAAGCAATGCCACAAAGACATTACGGGCTCAAAAGATATGATTCAGGACCCAAGTG TTTCTCAAGGACCAAACCGACCGTCCTGTGACTATATTCCCGAGAGTAACAAGTTAGGTTTAGTCACCATTGATGACGTCAAAGAGAAAG GTGACACGCTCTATTATGACGCCTTTGTGATATACAACCCTGTGGGGAAGGACTTGGAGTTCGTGAAGGAGCTCTCGGGGAAAATGGAAGCCCCGCCTTACAATCTGAAATTCTGCATTCCCTGGAGAGACGATCTACCGGGACCCTCTCGTTATGAAGTCTCTGCCCACATGATTGCTACACG GTGTCGAAGAACACTGGTTATCTTGTCTCcagactttttaaaaagtgcTGCAGCCGATTTTCAGCTCAAATTTGCCCACTGTTTGTCACCAG GTGCAAGGAGTAAAAAAGTGGTCCCCGTATTTTCCGCTCCGTGTAAAATGCCGGATATTCTTCGAGCATTATCTTTCGTTGATTTCACAAACCCCGGATTAAGAGACTGGAACTGGCCCCGCCTTAACGCTGTTTTACAGTGCCCCCTTAATCCCGATCCCCGGGATTATATGAGTGAGGCAGAACTGGAGGAATTAAAACTGAACGCTGGGGTGATTACAACGAGAATGTGGTACTCCACTGGTGTCCTAACAATGAACTTCCCTGAAGAATCCGAGGACAACACTCCATAG